One genomic region from Salvia hispanica cultivar TCC Black 2014 chromosome 2, UniMelb_Shisp_WGS_1.0, whole genome shotgun sequence encodes:
- the LOC125204592 gene encoding serine/threonine-protein kinase-like protein At3g51990 produces MGYFSCNNKSAIAICDSYNFELLSKNPKRNRRRPFKLAEFDFSDLHSATDGFSPAKLLGKGSHGSVYKAELRELGLTAAVKKTKVVGGTGNRSSPADNEVEILSRIYHPRLVNLIGFGSDPDQHKLIVVEYMPNGSLFDQLHGPGRPPGWVKRTRFALQVARAVQFLHSSQPPIIHRDIKSSNVLIDSDFNSRVSDFGLALRGHVEDARVRSAPPAGTLGYLDPCYLAPGDLSAKSDVFSFGILLLEMISGRHAIDVGHSPPSVVEWAAPEIGSGNLDAICDPRIGAPHDAEALRRMAALAARCVGGAAEERPAMAEAVECLESVHRRMKAGSRRTSCASVRRRATKYEALDGGGGSNGAVSSEARSKSIGAEREIEFEEGLDFGSGKRAGFGVKMSMVRLSKSKSMGVVRSRRLINGGRIVGSNVIAVGSVKWEDSKLLGVVDFDEEKTHTLLTN; encoded by the coding sequence ATGGGCTATTTCTCTTGCAATAACAAATCGGCCATTGCCATTTGCGATTCCTACAACTTCGAATTACTATCAAAGAATCCCAAAAGGAACCGCCGCCGCCCATTCAAGCTCGCCGAGTTCGACTTCTCCGACCTCCACTCCGCCACCGACGGCTTCTCTCCCGCCAAATTGCTCGGGAAGGGCAGCCACGGCTCGGTGTACAAGGCCGAGCTCCGCGAGCTCGGCCTTACTGCGGCCGTGAAAAAGACCAAAGTTGTCGGCGGGACTGGAAACCGCTCCAGTCCCGCCGACAACGAGGTGGAGATTCTCTCGAGAATCTACCACCCCCGGTTAGTGAACCTAATCGGGTTCGGGTCGGATCCGGATCAGCACAAACTGATCGTGGTCGAGTACATGCCGAACGGTTCGCTATTCGACCAGCTCCACGGCCCGGGCCGACCGCCCGGGTGGGTGAAGCGAACCCGGTTCGCGCTGCAGGTGGCTCGGGCGGTTCAATTCCTCCACTCGTCCCAGCCGCCGATCATCCACCGCGATATAAAGTCATCGAACGTCCTAATCGACAGCGATTTCAACTCTCGGGTCAGCGACTTCGGGCTGGCGCTGAGGGGACACGTGGAGGACGCTCGGGTCCGGTCCGCTCCCCCGGCCGGGACGCTGGGGTACCTGGACCCGTGCTATCTCGCGCCGGGGGACCTCAGCGCCAAATCCGACGTGTTCAGCTTCGGGATCCTCCTGCTGGAGATGATCAGCGGCAGGCACGCGATCGACGTGGGCCACAGCCCGCCGTCGGTGGTGGAGTGGGCGGCGCCGGAGATCGGATCCGGCAACCTCGACGCGATCTGCGATCCGAGGATCGGAGCGCCGCACGACGCGGAGGCGCTGCGGCGGATGGCGGCGCTGGCGGCGCGGTGCGTGGGGGGCGCGGCGGAGGAGCGGCCGGCGATGGCGGAGGCGGTGGAGTGCCTGGAGAGCGTGCACAGGAGGATGAAGGCCGGATCGAGGAGGACGTCGTGCGCGAGCGTACGGCGGCGGGCGACGAAGTACGAGGCGCtagacggcggcggcggcagcaaCGGCGCGGTGTCGAGTGAGGCGAGATCGAAGTCGATCGGGGCGGAGAGGGAGATTGAATTTGAGGAGGGTTTGGATTTTGGGAGCGGGAAGAGGGCGGGATTCGGTGTGAAGATGTCTATGGTGAGGCTGAGTAAGTCGAAGTCGATGGGTGTGGTGAGGAGTAGGAGATTGATCAACGGAGGGAGGATCGTTGGGAGTAATGTGATTGCGGTTGGGAGTGTAAAATGGGAGGACTCCAAGTTACTAGGAGTAGtagattttgatgaagaaaaaacacacacactcttAACAAATTAG
- the LOC125208490 gene encoding uncharacterized protein LOC125208490 yields MVHWNKDYLDLILVPLGLLLMFGYHLVLLYRYLRCPQTTVIGYENHNKRAWVRKMFQINIEDRGFAVSVLSSNASAATSLASISLVLTSLIGAWVGSSSVNLFTSRYVYGSRSPALVYVKYLSLLFCFLVAFGCFVQTARYLVHANFLISMPDNDIPVGCVEKEVIMGSNFWLMGLRSVYFAVNLLMWVFGPIPMFACSVAMVVVLVSLDINTTPLHHYNK; encoded by the exons ATGGTGCATTGGAATAAAGACTACTTAGACCTCATATTAGTCCCATTAGGTTTGCTCCTCATGTTCGGATACCACCTCGTCCTCCTCTACCGCTACCTCCGCTGCCCTCAGACCACCGTCATCGGCTACGAGAACCACAACAAGAGAGCTTGGGTTAGGAAAATGTTTCAG ATCAATATTGAGGACAGGGGGTTTGCGGTATCGGTGCTGAGCAGCAACGCGAGTGCAGCGACATCCCTGGCCTCGATTTCGTTGGTCCTGACCTCCCTGATCGGGGCGTGGGTCGGGAGCTCGTCGGTGAATCTCTTCACGAGTAGGTATGTCTACGGGAGCAGGAGCCCGGCGCTGGTCTACGTCAAGTACCTGTCGCTGCTCTTCTGCTTCCTGGTGGCGTTCGGGTGCTTTGTGCAGACGGCGAGGTACTTGGTCCACGCGAACTTCCTCATCAGCATGCCGGACAACGACATCCCGGTGGGCTGCGTGGAGAAGGAGGTGATCATGGGGAGCAACTTCTGGCTCATGGGCCTCAGGTCGGTCTACTTTGCCGTTAATCTGCTGATGTGGGTGTTCGGCCCCATACCGATGTTCGCCTGCTCGGTGGCGATGGTGGTGGTGCTGGTCTCGCTTGACATCAACACCACCCCTTTGCATCACTACAACAAGTGA
- the LOC125203526 gene encoding glutamic acid-rich protein-like, giving the protein MERESAHFRQNSSDLFICLSSSSSMKLSKSILSPAHRLRPSKASPFFPKKRLDAHEPSSPKVTCIGQVRVKSKKKKKKRASRSLSARRAEASFRKIEAQQRSQGWVHLPVSICDALRTCFSVEGRRREIELVVGAGFEEDGGDEVRRRRHVLEDVVVEEEAARVSICIPPKNALLLMRCRSDPMKMAALANRFHVQQIKEEELEIYEVEDNVVVQEEEEEEEEESNMSSFEALLDQENAEKLEDCCPIELEESSPVCHLAPSIEEEEETEVIESINGGEEKEQESSVTPKDSILLDNEDGDEDGESSILVKDSILVKNEEEDDEKEQESSSIALKDSILSDKELQNGPEDEGEEATILPNNENEEDEDDEKEKEKPLLSKEQDSILLNNEEEEEQQNEVVISEKEKPLLPECLLLMMREPKLSMEVSRETWVCSTDFTKARPRRGEQRRLSVDSKAKRIQPPRSSCSLASMIQQKLANAAAHEPLVLTRCKSAPMRVVARSAGVGV; this is encoded by the exons atggagagagagagcgcCCATTTCCGCCAAAACAGCAGCGACCTCTTCATCTgcctctcctcctcctcctccatgaAGCTCTCCAAATCCATCCTCAGCCCCGCCCACCGCCTCCGCCCCTCCAAGGCCTCCCCCTTCTTCCCCAAGAAGCGCCTCGACGCCCACGAGCCCTCCTCCCCCAAAGTCACCTGCATCGGCCAGGTCAGAGTCAaatccaagaagaagaagaagaagagggcCAGCCGCAGCCTCTCCGCCCGAAGGGCCGAGGCCAGTTTCAGAAAAATCGAGGCGCAGCAGCGGAGCCAGGGATGGGTGCACCTGCCGGTCTCCATCTGCGACGCGCTAAGGACGTGCTTCTCCGTGGAGGGGAGGAGGAGGGAGATTGAGCTGGTGGTCGGCGCCGGATTTGAGGAGGATGGTGGAGATGAGGTGAGACGGCGGCGGCACGTGTTGGAGGATGTTGTGGttgaggaggaggcggcgagAGTGAGCATTTGCATTCCCCCCAAGAATGCGCTTTTGCTGATGCGGTGCAGATCTGATCCAATGAAAATGGCTGCTCTGGCCAACCGCTTCCATGTTCAACAAATTAAGGAAGAGGAATTGGAGATTTATGAGGTTGAAGATAATGTTGTAgtacaagaagaagaagaggaggaggaggaggagtcgAATATGTCATCATTTGAAGCTCTGCTCGATCAAGAAAATGCAGAGAAATTGGAAGATTGCTGCCCAATTGAATTGGAAGAAAGCAGCCCAGTTTGCCATCTTGCTCCttcaattgaagaagaagaagaaacagaAGTAATTGAGTCCATCAATGGAGGTGAAGAAAAAGAGCAAGAGTCGAGTGTTACACCGAAAGACTCGATCTTGTTAGATAACGAAGACGGAGATGAAGACGGAGAGTCGAGTATTTTAGTAAAAGATTCGATCTTG GTaaagaatgaagaagaagacgatgaAAAGGAGCAAGAGTCGTCGAGTATTGCACTGAAAGACTCGATCTTGTCGGATAAGGAGCTGCAAAATGGGCCGGAAGATGAAGGGGAAGAGGCGACGATTTTGCCGAATAACGAAAACGAGGAAGACGAGGACGAtgagaaagaaaaggagaaaccTTTACTATCGAAAGAGCAAGATTCAATCTTGTTAAATaacgaagaggaagaagagcaGCAAAATGAGGTGGTGATTTCGGAAAAGGAGAAGCCTTTGCTGCCGGAGTGCTTGCTGCTAATGATGCGAGAGCCGAAGCTGTCCATGGAAGTTTCTAGAGAGACATGGGTGTGCAGCACCGATTTCACCAAGGCGCGGCCGCGGAGGGGCGAGCAGAGGCGGCTCAGCGTCGACTCCAAGGCGAAGCGGATCCAGCCGCCGAGGTCGTCGTGCTCCCTGGCGTCGATGATACAGCAGAAGTTGGCCAATGCGGCGGCGCACGAGCCCTTGGTGCTGACGAGGTGCAAGTCGGCGCCGATGAGGGTTGTTGCGCGCTCCGCTGGAGTCGGGGTTTGA
- the LOC125203081 gene encoding uncharacterized protein LOC125203081 isoform X1, producing the protein MAPAWKEEYLDFVLVPGGLLVMVGYHLFHLHRCINRAETTVVGYENYNRRVWIARVLEILQAEVKDRDQALTVMGNYLSAAMSLASVALALSSLIGAWIGSSYHGEFIAARVYGNMSSTIVYIKYLSILSTFMVSFACFVHASTSFVHASFLISLPNCVMPASNVESAVITGSNSWVVGLRSLYLASNLMLWIFGPIPMFVSSVVMVALLQYLDRNTTPLPQYDRPMSYDSFKNIDDREESEDSLNGTSSLLPTPVRA; encoded by the exons ATGGCACCAGCGTGGAAGGAAGAATACCTGGATTTTGTTCTAGTCCCGGGAGGTTTGCTAGTCATGGTGGGATATCATCTGTTTCATCTCCACAGATGCATCAACCGGGCTGAGACGACGGTTGTCGGATACGAAAACTACAACAGGAGAGTTTGGATAGCAAGAGTGTTGGAG ATTTTGCAGGCTGAAGTGAAGGACAGAGATCAAGCACTTACAGTGATGGGGAACTACTTATCTGCAGCAATGTCTCTGGCCTCGGTTGCCCTTGCTCTCAGCTCGTTGATAGGGGCGTGGATCGGGAGCTCGTATCACGGTGAATTCATAGCTGCTAGAGTCTATGGAAACATGAGTTCTACCATTGTTTACATCAAATACCTTTCCATCCTCTCCACCTTCATGGTCTCCTTTGCTTGTTTCGTCCACGCATCGACAAGCTTCGTTCATGCCAGTTTCCTTATAAGTCTGCCCAACTGTGTGATGCCTGCAAGCAATGTTGAGAGTGCAGTCATAACAGGGAGTAATTCTTGGGTTGTCGGGCTTCGATCACTCTACCTAGCATCGAATCTGATGCTGTGGATTTTTGGCCCGATCCCAATGTTCGTTAGCTCCGTGGTCATGGTAGCGCTTCTGCAGTACTTAGATAGGAATACCACCCCACTGCCTCAGTATGATCGACCGATGAGTTACGACTCGTTCAAGAATATCGATGATCGGGAAGAATCAGAGGACAGCCTGAATGGGACATCGAGTCTCCTACCCACTCCCGTTCGGGCGTGA
- the LOC125203081 gene encoding uncharacterized protein LOC125203081 isoform X2 produces MAPAWKEEYLDFVLVPGGLLVMVGYHLFHLHRCINRAETTVVGYENYNRRVWIARVLEAEVKDRDQALTVMGNYLSAAMSLASVALALSSLIGAWIGSSYHGEFIAARVYGNMSSTIVYIKYLSILSTFMVSFACFVHASTSFVHASFLISLPNCVMPASNVESAVITGSNSWVVGLRSLYLASNLMLWIFGPIPMFVSSVVMVALLQYLDRNTTPLPQYDRPMSYDSFKNIDDREESEDSLNGTSSLLPTPVRA; encoded by the exons ATGGCACCAGCGTGGAAGGAAGAATACCTGGATTTTGTTCTAGTCCCGGGAGGTTTGCTAGTCATGGTGGGATATCATCTGTTTCATCTCCACAGATGCATCAACCGGGCTGAGACGACGGTTGTCGGATACGAAAACTACAACAGGAGAGTTTGGATAGCAAGAGTGTTGGAG GCTGAAGTGAAGGACAGAGATCAAGCACTTACAGTGATGGGGAACTACTTATCTGCAGCAATGTCTCTGGCCTCGGTTGCCCTTGCTCTCAGCTCGTTGATAGGGGCGTGGATCGGGAGCTCGTATCACGGTGAATTCATAGCTGCTAGAGTCTATGGAAACATGAGTTCTACCATTGTTTACATCAAATACCTTTCCATCCTCTCCACCTTCATGGTCTCCTTTGCTTGTTTCGTCCACGCATCGACAAGCTTCGTTCATGCCAGTTTCCTTATAAGTCTGCCCAACTGTGTGATGCCTGCAAGCAATGTTGAGAGTGCAGTCATAACAGGGAGTAATTCTTGGGTTGTCGGGCTTCGATCACTCTACCTAGCATCGAATCTGATGCTGTGGATTTTTGGCCCGATCCCAATGTTCGTTAGCTCCGTGGTCATGGTAGCGCTTCTGCAGTACTTAGATAGGAATACCACCCCACTGCCTCAGTATGATCGACCGATGAGTTACGACTCGTTCAAGAATATCGATGATCGGGAAGAATCAGAGGACAGCCTGAATGGGACATCGAGTCTCCTACCCACTCCCGTTCGGGCGTGA
- the LOC125204298 gene encoding anthocyanidin 3-O-glucoside 2'''-O-xylosyltransferase codes for MPDLSNPKKLHIAMYPWVAIGHITPFIHLANSLASRGHTISILLPQKPLLQLGHHNLHPSLIHFHVITIPHVPGLPPGAQTASDIDITDKDPLAIAFDSTAPQVESLLLSLRPDLVFYDFADWIPSLAASVGAKTVCHNVICASCMAIGIVPSRPIPKHRPMTAEELAETPPGYPSSTVVLRGQEALSLSFIAMDYGASRFDARITAAMSRCDAIGIRTCRELEGPMCDYLSDQYKKPVLLTGPVLPPVSAHGQKLEDRWETWLSSFPPKSVLYCAFGSQMILKKEQFQELVLGFEMTGRPFFVAVSKPHGAETVEEALPEGFLERVGGRGVVHGGWVQQAQILSHPSVGCFVSHCGFGSMWESLLSDCQIVLVPRLADQILNTRLLAGELEVAVEVARGDMGWFSKEDLCAAVEAAMEEGSGVGEVVRRNHAKWREVFSGEGYMENYIDGFIQQLYQL; via the exons ATGCCTGACCTATCAAACCCAAAGAAGCTCCACATAGCAATGTACCCATGGGTAGCCATAGGCCACATAACCCCCTTCATCCACCTAGCCAACTCCCTCGCCTCCCGCGGCCACACAATCTCCATCCTCCTCCCTCAAAAACCCCTCCTCCAGCTCGGCCACCACAACCTCCACCCCTCCCTCATCCACTTCCACGTCATCACCATCCCCCACGTCCCGGGCCTCCCCCCGGGCGCCCAGACCGCCTCCGACATCGACATCACCGACAAAGACCCCCTCGCCATCGCCTTCGACTCCACCGCCCCCCAGGTCGAGTCCCTCCTCCTCTCCCTCCGCCCCGACCTCGTCTTCTACGACTTCGCCGACTGGATCCCCTCCCTCGCCGCCTCCGTCGGCGCCAAAACCGTCTGCCACAACGTCATCTGCGCCTCCTGCATGGCCATCGGCATCGTCCCCTCCCGTCCCATCCCCAAACACCGCCCCATGACCGCGGAGGAGCTCGCCGAGACTCCCCCCGGCTACCCCTCCTCCACCGTCGTCCTCCGCGGCCAGGAGgccctctccctctccttcATCGCCATGGACTACGGCGCCTCCCGCTTCGACGCCCGGATAACCGCCGCCATGAGCCGCTGCGACGCCATCGGCATCCGCACCTGCCGGGAGCTCGAGGGGCCCATGTGCGACTACTTGTCCGACCAGTACAAAAAACCGGTCCTGCTGACCGGTCCGGTTCTCCCTCCAGTTTCTGCCCATGGGCAGAAACTGGAGGACAGGTGGGAAACCTGGCTATCCAGTTTCCCGCCAAAATCAGTGCTATACTGCGCCTTTGGGAGTCAGATGATCCTGAAaaag gaGCAGTTTCAGGAGCTGGTGCTAGGGTTTGAGATGACGGGGCGGCCGTTCTTCGTGGCGGTGTCGAAGCCGCACGGGGCGGAGACGGTGGAGGAGGCGCTGCCGGAGGGGTTTTTGGAGAGGGTGGGGGGGAGGGGGGTGGTGCACGGGGGGTGGGTGCAGCAGGCGCAGATACTGAGCCACCCCTCGGTGGGGTGCTTCGTCAGCCACTGCGGGTTCGGGTCGATGTGGGAGTCGCTGCTGAGCGATTGCCAGATCGTGCTCGTCCCGCGGCTGGCGGATCAGATACTGAACACGCGCCTGCTGGCCGGGGAGCTGGAGGTGGCGGTGGAGGTGGCGCGTGGGGACATGGGGTGGTTCTCGAAGGAGGACCTGTGCGCGGCCGTGGAGGCGGCGATGGAGGAGGGGAGCGGCGTCGGGGAGGTGGTCAGGCGGAATCATGCAAAGTGGAGGGAGGTGTTTTCAGGGGAAGGCTATATGGAGAATTATATTGATGGCTTTATCCAACAATTGTACCAACTTTAG
- the LOC125207811 gene encoding uncharacterized protein LOC125207811 — translation MDHSPNPLPLADGAGEKPAAPENLLDSRWFFNSPLDKKVAMSENKHVDTPRPVGKSYEETYESIMKLSRPPPTLMKAPPSLERKNSNPIAKASEKAAPGMSNLARGPSMPASLPSEEEEEIEFSMGKLIRQASLKSTRPTINHVAKGVPSIMSSNNTPSPQKVEFENRKLERLRPRRAMNQLKSQKSLSDLQSLELQGFKDLGFDVGVAKLQSAITMIPESHEEEEHGRNAPKWGAKGSKDDDMKAQIKFWARAVASNVNQD, via the exons ATGGACCATTCTCCAAACCCTCTTCCCCTTGCCGACGGCGCCGGAGAGAAACCGGCGGCGCCGGAAAATCTCCTCGACAGCCGCTGGTTCTTCAACAGCCCTCTCGACAAAAAAGTAGCCATGTCGGAAAACAAGCATGTCGACACGCCGCGGCCTGTCGGAAAGTCATACGAAGAAACCTACGAATCCATCATGAAGCTGTCGCGGCCGCCGCCTACTCTGATGAAGGCGCCGCCTTCTTTGGAAAGGAAAAATAGCAATCCCATAGCCAAAGCCAGCGAAAAGGCGGCGCCGGGGATGAGCAATTTAGCACGTGGTCCGTCGATGCCCGCGAGCCTACCCtcggaggaggaagaggagatCGAATTCTCTATGGGAAAATTGATAAGGCAAGCTTCTTTGAAAAGCACACGTCCTACGATTAATCATGTGGCTAAg GGCGTGCCATCAATTATGAGTTCTAACAACACACCATCGCCACAAAAAGTGGAGTTTGAAAACCGAAAATTGGAGAGATTGAGGCCAAGACGGGCGATGAATCAACTCAAGTCACAAAAGAGCTTGAGCGACTTGCAATCGTTAGAGTTGCAAGGCTTCAAAGATTTAGGATTCGATGTGGGTGTGGCCAAGTTGCAGAGTGCAATAACCATGATTCCGGAATCacacgaagaagaagagcatGGAAGAAATGCACCCAAATGGGGTGCTAAGGGATCCAAGGATGATGATATGAAGGCTCAGATCAAGTTTTGGGCTAGAGCTGTCGCATCAAATGTCAACCAAGATTga